The Gammaproteobacteria bacterium DNA window TTCTGCGAATTCTATCAGATAACCATCCAAATAAAGGTGCCCCCACAGCCCAACCAATGAAAATGAGAGAGATGAAAAATGCTGCAGTCGTTTTGGGGATTTGATAGAACCTCATCAAAAAAGGAACTCCCCAGAGACCTGCAAAGGCGGGAGTAGGAAGATACATCAGGCCGCCGTAAAGAGACACGATCCACATTTGTTTATTATGAATTATATGCCTAAGTCCGGCCCAAAAACCTTGGTGTCTTAAGGAGTCATTTCCCAGGGGGGGGATCTGGCGATCCCGTACCACTGACCAGATAATAACGGACAACCCTAACCCAATAAATCCAAATAAAATAAGGGTTTCTCGCCAACCGAGCTTATTAGTCAGTAATGAAAGAGGTGCTTCTCCGCCAAAGGCCCCTAGCATCCCTATGGTGACCATTAAACCCGTAGTGAGAGCAAATCGATTTAGGGGAAGCCACGTGGCAGCGATATGCATGCAACTGACTGCCGCAAATGCGGAGCCAATCCCGATGAGAAAGCGGCCCATAGCGGCCAACGCAAAGACATGCGCTGTCCCAAATAAAAGGGCACCGAATGCGCAACAAATAGTCGCTAGTGTTAGCAGTCGTCTTGGACCAAATCGATCCAATAAAATACCTACTGGGATTTGCATTAAGGTATAGGCATAAAGGTAAAACCCAGTGAGAAGCCCCAATACCGAAGCGCCTACCGAAAAATCACGCATAATTTCTTGTGTCATTATGCTCGGGGAAACTTGAAGGCAAAATTCATAGCAATAGAAGAGTGCACCTAGTCCCCACATGAACCACGGGCGGACGCTAGCTTTTTGAGCTGATAGTGAGGAATTTAGATTGTTTGGCTTCATTTAATTTATTTTATGGTTTGAAAGGCAAAGTTGAGCATTATGCCAGTAATTCTGCTCAACTTCTATCTTTGTACTTCCAACCATTTATGCGTTTGGACACGTGCGCTTTAACTAGGGACGACCTGGAAGAGCGTTTGGCGAGTGACTCGTTATTCTTGGGGGATGACCGGCTCGTTAGAATGACTAAGGCTAAACATTTGGAACATTTGGTTGTCAATTGATTTTGGAGTGGTACAATTAAACCCCGTTTTTATGAAAAAATTCATCTACACACCGGAAATTTTATGACTAAATATATATTTGTAACGGGCGGTGTTGTTTCCTCTTTAGGTAAAGGTATTGCTTCTGCTTCTCTTGGCGCGATTCTTGAGGCGCGCGGCCTAAACATTACTCTTATCAAACTCGATCCTTACATTAATGTTGATCCTGGAACAATGAGCCCCTTTCAGCATGGCGAAGTATTTGTAACGGCCGATGGTGCTGAGACAGATCTCGATCTTGGCCATTATGAGCGTTTTGTCCGCACTACTATGTCTCAAAGAAATAATTTCACTACAGGGCGTGTTTATGCGGATGTTATTCGCAAAGAACGACGTGGAGATTATTTAGGGGCAACCATTCAAGTAATTCCGCATATTACAGACGAAATTAAACAGAAAATACGCCATGGCGCGGATGATGTTGATGTAGCGTTGGTGGAAATAGGCGGTACCGTAGGGGATATCGAATCACTTCCTTTTTTAGAAGCAATTCGCCAAATGCGAATGGAGCTGGGCAGTCAAAATACTTTATTCTTACATCTAACGCTGCTGCCTTATATTCCAACTGTGGGTGAAATGAAGACTAAGCCTACTCAACATTCCGTTAAAGAATTACGTTCAATTGGTATCCAGCCTGATATTTTAATTTGTCGGTCCGATCGACCCTTACCTGCTGCAGAAAAATCAAAAATTGCCTTATTCACTAATGTGGAAGAACGTGGGGTTATATCGCTCGCTGATGCTAAATATATTTATGAAGTTCCTCTCCTATTATGTCAGGAAGGATTAGGAGATCTCGTGGTGGAAAAATTACACCTCACGACCCGTGATCCTGATCTGAGTGAATGGCAATGGGTTGTCGATTCCATGAAACACCCTAAAGCAGAAGTCACCATTGCAATGGTAGGTAAATATACAGAATTAACTGACTCTTATAAGTCATTATCTGAGTCCCTATGTCATGCAGGAATTCAAACCAGTACTCGGGTAAATATCGCCTATGTTGATGCTGAAGAAAT harbors:
- a CDS encoding MFS transporter; this encodes MKPNNLNSSLSAQKASVRPWFMWGLGALFYCYEFCLQVSPSIMTQEIMRDFSVGASVLGLLTGFYLYAYTLMQIPVGILLDRFGPRRLLTLATICCAFGALLFGTAHVFALAAMGRFLIGIGSAFAAVSCMHIAATWLPLNRFALTTGLMVTIGMLGAFGGEAPLSLLTNKLGWRETLILFGFIGLGLSVIIWSVVRDRQIPPLGNDSLRHQGFWAGLRHIIHNKQMWIVSLYGGLMYLPTPAFAGLWGVPFLMRFYQIPKTTAAFFISLIFIGWAVGAPLFGWLSDRIRRRRRPLAIGSIGALTSILLILYVPHLPLSLMGGLLFGFGFFSSGFLPAFSIAREINSPEASATALGFVNTLNSLGAALAQPFIGFLLDLQWQGEMENGIRQYSVNDYHFALLTIPFCIGVSLLILPFVKETYCNSVLPRSRN
- a CDS encoding CTP synthase translates to MTKYIFVTGGVVSSLGKGIASASLGAILEARGLNITLIKLDPYINVDPGTMSPFQHGEVFVTADGAETDLDLGHYERFVRTTMSQRNNFTTGRVYADVIRKERRGDYLGATIQVIPHITDEIKQKIRHGADDVDVALVEIGGTVGDIESLPFLEAIRQMRMELGSQNTLFLHLTLLPYIPTVGEMKTKPTQHSVKELRSIGIQPDILICRSDRPLPAAEKSKIALFTNVEERGVISLADAKYIYEVPLLLCQEGLGDLVVEKLHLTTRDPDLSEWQWVVDSMKHPKAEVTIAMVGKYTELTDSYKSLSESLCHAGIQTSTRVNIAYVDAEEIEEKGVQILHQADAILVPGGFGSRGCEGKILAAQYARENKIPFLGICLGMQIAIIEFARHKLNLDKANSTEFNSSTPYPVIALVTEWMTSTGNVQKRNDQSDLGGTMRLGAQVCHLTAQTLAAKIYGTDSISERHRHRFEVNNQYVHDLEKAGLTISGRSADKSLVEMIEISDHPWFIGCQFHPEFRSTPRDGHPLFSSFIEAAKEFKRLGCVSSELA